Below is a genomic region from Deinococcus koreensis.
GCGCTCACGCCCGCCTCAGCAGCCACAGGCCCCCGGCGGCGAAGACCACGTTCGCCAGCCACACCCCCAGTTCGGGCAGGGCCGGCAGCGCCGCGGCGACCGTCAGGCCCAGGAAGAACAGCAGGTAATACGCCACGGCGATCAGCAGGGCGATGCCCAGGCTGACCCCCAGCGTGCGTCCGAAACGCAGCGCGAAGGGCAGCGCCGAGAGCGCCAGCACGAGGTTGCCGAAGGGCAGCGCCAGCTTGCGGTTCAGGTTCACCCGCGCCGCCTGCCGCTCGGCCGCCTTCACGCCCGGGGCGGTGAGCGCCGTGACCAGTTCCGGCCAGCCCTGCGCGTCGGCGCCGATGGCGTCGGCGTACTGGGCCAGCGTCTGCTTGCGGCTCAGGCCGGTGTCCACGTTCAGGGCGTCGGTGGCGTTCGCGGGCGTGACCACGTTGGGAAACACCGCCTGCACCGCTTCCCGGAAGGCCCGCGGATCGTTCTCGGGCACCCGGCTCAGCCGCGCAGCCGCCGCGTAATCCACCGTGTACACCGCGTAGCCGCGCAGGCTCAGGCGGTTGTTCTCGAAGGTGCCCGTGTCCGCGAAGATCAGGGTGCCCTGTTTCGGCGCGTCCGCTGACCACTTCTCCACCCGCACGCCGCGCAGCTCGCGTTTCGCCGGGTCGTAGCCCCCCATCGCCAGCGTGAGGTTGCCGCCCAGATCGACCGTCTTGCCCACCAGCTGCTGCAGGCCCGCGCCGGTCAGGGCGTCCCAGTACAGGCCGCGCGTTTCCACGTTAGCGCGCGGGGCCACCCACAGGCTCAGCCAGATGCTGAGGGCCGTGACCAGCAGGGCCAGCAGCGCCACCGGCCGCGCCACCCGCCCCAGGCTGATCCCGCCCGACTGCACGGCCACCAGCTCGCGCTCGGTGCTCATGCGCCCGAAGGCCACCACGGTCATCAGCACGACGGCCATGGGGAAGACCTTGACCAGCGTGTCGGGCATCTGGTAGGCGATCCAGCGGGCGATCAGGCCCAGGGGCACGCCACCCAGGAACTGGCTGGAGATGAAGAAGTAGCCGAAACTGAGCACCGCCGTGAACAGCAGCGTCCCCGCCAGCAGCGGGGGGATCAGTTCAGCGGTCACGTAACGGGAAAGCCTGGTCATGCCGCCCTAGACCCTATCCCACCGGGCTGAGAAGTCGGGCCGGTGGGACTGCGGGGGAAACGCCCTGCGCCTCAACCGCGCTTAGCCCTTCCCGACCGCGAACAGGATGGTCGCCTCGGCCGCCAGGGCGCCGTCCACCTCGGCGCGGCAGGTGGTCTTGCCCAGGCCGCGCCGCGCGAATTCCAGCTTGGCGTGCAGGTGGAGCTGATCGCCGGGCACCACCTTGCGCTTGAAGCGGGCGCCCTCGATGCCCGCCAGATACCCGATCATGCCGGGCTCCAGCGCCTCCTGCATGCAGAAGAAGCTCGCCTGCGCCAGCGCCTCGACGATCAGCACGCCGGGCATCACCGGCTCCTGGGGAAAGTGGCCGGGGAAGAAGGGCTCATTGATGCTCACGTTCTTGATGGCGTGCACCACGCCGCCCTCCACACTCAGCACCCGGTCGACCAGCAGGAAGGGGAAGCGGTGGGGCAGGGTCTTGAGGATGTCCTGAATCAGAATGGCGTCCATGGGGGGCTCCTTCGGAGGGGCTCTGGGCTGTGGGCTATGAGGTCTGGGCTCTGAAAAGGAGAAAAGAGGGAGAGGCTGGCTGGGCCGTCTCCCATCTTTCCTCGAAGCTCACAGCTCAGAGCTCATAGCCAGATGTCTAGCGGCGCAGGTAGTTGTCGCTGGACACCAGCGAGTCGCCCAGCACGTGGATCATTTCCAGCGCCATGCCGGTGCCCACCGCCACCGCTTCCACGGCGTTCTCGGCGACCGCCACGGGAATCCCGGTGGTCTGCCGCAGCAGTTCGTCGAAGTTGCGCAGCAGCGAGCCGCCGCCGGTCATCACGATGCCGCGGTCGATGATGTCGCTGACCAGTTCGGGCGGGGTGATTTCCAGCACGCGCTTGACGCCGTCCACGATCTTGGTGACCGGCTCGGACAGGGCCTCCACGACGTCGCGGCTGTCCAGCGAGATGGTCTTGGGCAGGCCGTTCACGAGGTCGCGGCCGCGCACCTCGGCGGTCAGGTTCTCGGCGTCGTCGAGCAGCATGGCGGCGCCCACCTTGACCTTGATCTCCTCGGCGGTGCGCTCCCCGATCAGCACGTTGTGCTTGCGGCGCACGAAGCGGATGATGCTCTCGTCCATCTCGTTGCCGGCGATCCGCATGGACTCGGAGACCACGATGCCGCCCAGCGAGATCACGGCCACGTCAGTGCTGCCCCCGCCGATGTCCACGACCATCGAGCCGATGGGTTCGGCGATCTTGAGGCCTGCCCCGATCGCGGCGGCCAGCGGCTCCTCGATCAGGAAGGCGCGCTTGGCGTTGGAGTTCAGGGCCGCGCGCAGCACCGCGCGCTTCTCCACGTCGCTGACGTTGCTGGGCACCCCGACCATCAGCTGCGGCTTGAAGCCGAAGAGCCGGCCGGCGTTGCCCTGCACTTTCTGCAGGAACATGGTGATCATCTTCTCGGTCAGGCCCTCGTCGGCGATCACCCCGTCCTTGATGGGCCGCACCGCGACGATGCCGCCGGGGGTGCGCCCGATCATGCGGTAGGCTTCCTCGCCCACGGCCTTGACCTGCTTGGAGTCACGGGCCATGGCAATCACGCTGGGTTCCTGCAGCACCAGGCCGCGCGTCTTGCTGTAAATCAGGAACGTCGCCGTTCCCAGATCGATGCCGATATCTTCAGAAAACCTTCCCACACATCCCTCCGGTACAAACCATCCAATCGTAGCACGGTGCATGAGGGGGACTTAAAGCGTGTTTAAAGCCCGCTCAGCCCCCCTTTCCCTGCGCGTGTCCAAGGGCCGGTCGGTCGCCCCCGCTGTCCGGAGAAGCGTCAGGAACGGGGCTTGATATAGGCCGCCAGGGCCGCCACGACACTGGTCAGCAGGGTCAGGGCCAGCGCGCGGGAGAGCGGGCTCAGCCCTTCCAGGCCCAGGCTCTGGCCGAGGGTCGCGCTCAGGGTGCCCACCGAGCGCAGCGCCAGGGGCGCGCCCGCGCTCAGCGACGCGAAGGCCCCGAGCGTGAGCAGGCCCAGCACCAAGGCCAGCAGTCCCAGCCCGATCACGGCCAGCCAAGCGACGACCCTCACGGCCCCCTCACAGCCTGCCCGCTCCCGAGTTCACCGGGGCATTCTAATGATGGCGGCCCCGCCTGCCGTGAAGAACTTCACAGCCGCTATGCTGGGCGCCGTGAGCCTGCCTGCCCGCGTCCGCGTGACCCGCCCGCCCCTGCCCCTGACCCCGGCCCTGCGGGGCGCCGCCGCGCGGCTGTGCCCGGAGGCGCCGGTGGGCGCCCTGCAGGCCGCCGCCCTGGCGATCGCCGGGGGTGCCGTGATCGGCGCCTCGCTGCGCTGGGACGGGGGAGAGGCGCAGCAGATCGAGAGCGGCTGGCGCGGCCGGGGCATCGAACAGGCGCTGGCCGAGGCCCTCGGGGACGCCCTGAAGCCGCAGGCCGCGCCACAGTGAACCTAACGCCCGTTTGGTAAACTCGCGCCATGACCACCACCCAGGCCGAGCCGGGCATGTCGTTCGCCCTGAGCAGCGACCAGCGCATGATCCTGCAGCATGTCCGCGCCTACTGCCGTGAGCGCATCGCGCCGCACGCCGCCGCCTTCGACCGTTCCGGCGAGTACCCGCGCGAGCAGCTGCGCGGCCTGGCGGAACTCGGCCTGATGGGCGCCACGGTGCCTGAAGCGTGGGGCGGCGCGGGCCTGGACTCGGTGACCTACGCCCTGTGCCTGGAGGAGATCGCCGCCGCCGACGCCAGCGTGGCCGTGATCGTGTCGGTGCAGAACGGCCTGCCCGAGCAGATGATCCTGAGGTACGGCACCGACGAGCAGCGGCGCCGGTATCTGGTTCCCCTCGCCAGCGGTGAGCACATCGGCGCCTTCTGCCTGACCGAAGCGGAGGCCGGTTCCGACGCCGCCAGCCTGCGCCTGCGGGCCATGCGCGACGGCGACGACTGGGTGCTGGACGGCACCAAGGCCTGGATCACCTCCGGCGGGCAGGCGCAGACCTACCTGGTCATGGCGCGCACCGGGGGGCCGGGGGCGCGCGGCATCAGCTGCTTTCTCGTCGAGGACGGCCAGCCGGGCCTGTCGTTCGGCAAGCCGGAGGAAAAGATGG
It encodes:
- a CDS encoding rod shape-determining protein; its protein translation is MHRATIGWFVPEGCVGRFSEDIGIDLGTATFLIYSKTRGLVLQEPSVIAMARDSKQVKAVGEEAYRMIGRTPGGIVAVRPIKDGVIADEGLTEKMITMFLQKVQGNAGRLFGFKPQLMVGVPSNVSDVEKRAVLRAALNSNAKRAFLIEEPLAAAIGAGLKIAEPIGSMVVDIGGGSTDVAVISLGGIVVSESMRIAGNEMDESIIRFVRRKHNVLIGERTAEEIKVKVGAAMLLDDAENLTAEVRGRDLVNGLPKTISLDSRDVVEALSEPVTKIVDGVKRVLEITPPELVSDIIDRGIVMTGGGSLLRNFDELLRQTTGIPVAVAENAVEAVAVGTGMALEMIHVLGDSLVSSDNYLRR
- the fabZ gene encoding 3-hydroxyacyl-ACP dehydratase FabZ; the encoded protein is MDAILIQDILKTLPHRFPFLLVDRVLSVEGGVVHAIKNVSINEPFFPGHFPQEPVMPGVLIVEALAQASFFCMQEALEPGMIGYLAGIEGARFKRKVVPGDQLHLHAKLEFARRGLGKTTCRAEVDGALAAEATILFAVGKG
- a CDS encoding acyl-CoA dehydrogenase, encoding MTTTQAEPGMSFALSSDQRMILQHVRAYCRERIAPHAAAFDRSGEYPREQLRGLAELGLMGATVPEAWGGAGLDSVTYALCLEEIAAADASVAVIVSVQNGLPEQMILRYGTDEQRRRYLVPLASGEHIGAFCLTEAEAGSDAASLRLRAMRDGDDWVLDGTKAWITSGGQAQTYLVMARTGGPGARGISCFLVEDGQPGLSFGKPEEKMGLHAAHTTTVSFEGVRVPQERMVGAEGEGLIIALASLDAGRIGIAMQALGIARAALEHAARYANEREQFGRKIREFEGVSFKIARMAARIESARLVALKAAWLKDQGQPYGKEASMAKLLASETAVDCARDAIQIFGGNGYSREYPVERLYRDAKITEIYEGTSEIQQLVISRAVFAELA
- a CDS encoding LptF/LptG family permease is translated as MTRLSRYVTAELIPPLLAGTLLFTAVLSFGYFFISSQFLGGVPLGLIARWIAYQMPDTLVKVFPMAVVLMTVVAFGRMSTERELVAVQSGGISLGRVARPVALLALLVTALSIWLSLWVAPRANVETRGLYWDALTGAGLQQLVGKTVDLGGNLTLAMGGYDPAKRELRGVRVEKWSADAPKQGTLIFADTGTFENNRLSLRGYAVYTVDYAAAARLSRVPENDPRAFREAVQAVFPNVVTPANATDALNVDTGLSRKQTLAQYADAIGADAQGWPELVTALTAPGVKAAERQAARVNLNRKLALPFGNLVLALSALPFALRFGRTLGVSLGIALLIAVAYYLLFFLGLTVAAALPALPELGVWLANVVFAAGGLWLLRRA